A genome region from Triticum aestivum cultivar Chinese Spring chromosome 2B, IWGSC CS RefSeq v2.1, whole genome shotgun sequence includes the following:
- the LOC123045306 gene encoding uncharacterized protein produces MRDLPRLRRTAHTHPGEFPEKKIQSLAQNLGVLDRTDQREEREMADWGPVIVATVLFVLLTPGLLCTLPGRGRVAEFGSMHTSGLSILIHAVLYFALVTIFLIAVGVHVYTG; encoded by the coding sequence ATGCGTGACCTCCCCCGTCTCCGCCGCACTGCACACACACATCCTGGAGAGTTCCcagaaaaaaaaatccagagtctCGCTCAAAATTTGGGGGTTTTAGACAGAACAGatcagagagaggagagggagatggCGGACTGGGGCCCGGTGATCGTCGCGACGGTGCTGTTCGTGCTGCTGACGCCGGGGCTACTGTGCACGCTGCCGGGGCGCGGGCGGGTGGCGGAGTTCGGCAGCATGCACACCAGCGGCCTCTCCATCCTCATCCACGCCGTCCTCTACTTCGCGCTCGTCACCATCTTCCTCATCGCCGTCGGCGTCCACGTCTACACCGGCTAG